A part of Miscanthus floridulus cultivar M001 chromosome 6, ASM1932011v1, whole genome shotgun sequence genomic DNA contains:
- the LOC136460833 gene encoding uncharacterized protein, producing MSWFTSLAPDSIGSWEDLKRVFTDNYMATCRRPGTKHDLNRINQKPSKLLRSYIRRFTEMRNSIPNITEAKVIIAFVQGLHHRELYSKFNRKPPTDISEMITTANQYADAEEVEDHDKVVATIFGGFASNESRRDWKLAAQ from the exons atgagctggttcacaagcctcgccccggaCTCCATTGGTTCTTGGGAAGACctgaagagagtcttcaccgacaactacatggccacatgtaggcggccgggcaccaagcacgatctcaaccgcatcaaccaaaagccatccaaactactccgcagctacattaGACGCTTcaccgagatgaggaattctattcccaacatcacggaggccAAAGTCatcatcgccttcgtccaaggacttcatcaccgagaactctattctaagttcaatagaaagccacctaccgacatcagcgagatgatcacaaccgccaaccagtacgccgacgccgaggaagtggAG gaccacgacaaggtggtcgccaccatcttcgggggtttcgcctccaacgagagcagaagggaCTGGAAGCTCGCCGCCCAATGA